In one window of Skermanella rosea DNA:
- a CDS encoding P-II family nitrogen regulator, translating into MKLIVAIIKPFKLDEVRESLTSLGIQGLTVSEVKGFGRQKGQTEIYRGAEYSVSFLPKVKVEVAVTDELAEQVVEAIQKAANTGRIGDGKIFVLEIAQAVRIRTGETNGEAL; encoded by the coding sequence ATGAAACTCATAGTGGCGATCATCAAACCGTTCAAGCTCGACGAAGTGCGCGAGTCCCTGACATCGCTGGGCATCCAGGGCCTGACGGTCAGCGAGGTCAAGGGATTCGGCCGGCAGAAGGGACAGACCGAGATTTACCGCGGCGCCGAGTATTCGGTCAGCTTCCTGCCCAAGGTGAAAGTGGAGGTCGCGGTCACGGACGAACTGGCAGAGCAGGTCGTCGAAGCGATCCAGAAGGCCGCCAACACCGGCCGGATCGGCGACGGGAAGATCTTCGTCCTCGAGATCGCCCAGGCCGTACGCATCCGAACCGGCGAAACCAACGGAGAGGCGCTCTAA